TCGCTGAAACAAGAGCGCCGGCCCGCCGCGTTCGATCACACGACGGTGAATTTCAGCGAGTTCCAGATACGGATCTACTTCCGTTTCGATGGTGAGAAGATCGTTTTCGCGGCGAAGCAGATCGAGAAACGAACGAAGATTTCGATGCATCTAGGGCGGGTTTCAATCCAGATCGAGCGGATTCCGGTAAACCTTATCTTTGTCTTTGTCGGCGCGCTTCATCGCCTCGCGGAATTTCTCTTCCAGCAGACGCTCGCGATCTTTCATTGAGCTCATTTCCTGCGCAAAGATTTGCTCGCGGTTTTGCTTCTGCTTGTCGAGGTCTTTGGCCAGTACTTCAAACGACGCGAGGGGCTTCTGCTTCTCTTCATGCGAGATCAACGCGCCGGTGTTGGCATCGATGATCAACGTAGCTTCACAGCACGGGCAAATGATTGTGAATCGAGAAGTGTCGGCCATGGCAACTCCAACGTCGAATTGCCGTCAGTATAACATCGTCTGCGATAAAAGCTGGCGCGCAAGAAACGAAAGAGCGGCCGTCCAGACCAGCCGCTCTTTGCCAATTACTCTTGAGACCGACCCGGTTAGGGATCGATGACTTTCTTGATTGTCTTGCCGGTTTTCTTGGCTGCATCAGCGCTCTTGTTGGCTACGGTTTTCGCTGTGCTCTTTGTCTTGTCACCAACGTCTTCGGCTTTGTCGCCGACTTCTTTACCGACGCTCACCGCTTTGTCGCCCACGTCTTCAGCCTTATCGCCGACTTCATTAACACCTGCCTTGGTCTTGTCGACCGCTGTCTCCGCACCGGCCGCGACCCATCCCGCCGCATCGGCGAGTGCGTTACCGGTCACCGCTAGCGCGTCTCCGACCGTTTCAGGAACGTCTTTTTCTTCCCCAGTCTTCGAGTAGACCTTAACTGTGCGACGGCCGTCGCGGGTCGTTACCACCACACGCGAAACGCGCGGATTGTCGCGGAACGTTCGCGTCTCAGTTCGCGTGCCCGTGCTGTCAGTAGTCGTAACGATCTCGGAATTATCCGGCCCGGTCGTTGTGATCGTTTGGTTGGCGTTGGTGTTTGCCTGATCGGTCGACGAACAACCTACGAAGAATGATGCCAGCGCAACAACCAACGCTGCGATAAGTAGTCTTTTATTCACAATCTTCCTCCTGTTAGCTTTAAAGACGAATATTTGAACAAATTATGGGCAATAGACATGCCAGCAGACATCCGCGGGCGAGCTTCAAGTTCTTTGGTTTTTGAATGGATTTTTACCCGTTGCGCAGCTTTCAGATCCTCAATCTGAACGGGGTGAGTACGAAAACGAAACGGTTACTTGCGAGCCGTGAGGTAAATCGGTGCGCTGGAGATTTCGAGAGTCACGCCTTGTGTGCTGGAGACGGGTTCGCGGGTCGCTGCACCAGTAAAAGTAGTTGCCATGAACGCGCCGGTCATTCCCGGCAAGGTCACGCGATGGGTGACTGGTGAAGATGTCCACGCCGCGATGCGGTAGTCGCCGGCGCTTTTGAACAGCAGAACGTAATCACTGTCACTGCCGACATTAATGCGTTTTTCGAAAGTGTAGCCGTTCAAGAATGTGTTCAGTGTCCGGGCGGCGTGATACGCAGGTTTCGGATCGTAAAGCGGCGTGCGAGCGGGAAAGTGTCGATGGTGCACCAGCCCGAAGTGATGCTCCGGCTCACGGGGATCCGGTCCGTCGTCACGCCAGTCATACCAGATTGAAATGGGAATCCCGTTGGCAACGTTCGTGAGAAATTGGCGCGCGAGCAGCTCGCCTTGAATCTGTTCATTCATACCGCGCCAAACGGATGAGTAACCCCACTCTCCTGAGACGATCGGCATCTCGCGACTGGTCGAAGGCGTCCGGTAACGCGCGACCGTGTGCCGCAACACACAATATTCGTCAGCAACACTTTCCGGATTTGTCTGACGATAAGGATGCACGGAAACGCCGTTCCAGTAATTGAGCAAGCCTCCTTTGAAGCAGGCTTCAAGGAACTCCGAATCAATGGCCGACGTTGCTGGGCCAATCAGCATTTCACCTGGCACTTCGGCTTTCCACGCGCGCCCCACCACTTGGGCCAGCGCGATGTACTCATTCACATTTGGTTTTGGCGGCCAAAAGAGCTGATGGTTCGGTTCGTTATAGAGTTCCCAAATTATTCCGCGTCCGGAAAAGTGTTTAGCGACCGCAACGGCCCATTGCGCAAATGCCCGGCGCGCAGCCTCGGTTCGCGGTGGCGCCCCATTGTCGTAAAGCGGGTTTCCATAGTCGAGAATGAAAAGCGCGCGAATGCCATGCTCGTCAAGCGCCTTCGTCAATCGTTCATACGGAGAGAAATCATAGCGGCCGCGCACCTGTTCGGTTAGATCCCATTTGAAGTCCATGCGGACCCAACGAAAGCCGGCGTCCGCAATCATTTTGATTTCGCCAGGCTCGGGATCGGTGAAATGAATGTTGACTCCGAAGCCACGCGGAAATGTTTGTGACGGCGGTTGAGGCTGCCAGGAATCAGCGCAGCGTTCAGCCGCACGGTGGGTACACGATAGAGATAAAAGGCAGAGTGAAAGAAGGAGATGTGCGGCGCGCATTGCCGTGTCTTACCAGCCGAATGCGAAGCAAGAGAGCCGCGGCTGTGTCCGCAGAGATTCAAAGACAAGAGTGCCGGTATAGCCCGGTGGAAGGCGCAAGTCCTGAAACACCCAGCGCGCCAACTCTTCTTTATCGATACGGTTATTTAACATGGCGGCCTTGACGCCCGGCGCTACCGACATGTCGAATTGGACCCACGGCACTGAGCGCCCTTCCCCGCGCGCTTTTGTATACGCCTCTTTGCGTGTCCAGCAGTTGAAGAAGGCAGCCGTCCGCGCGTCTTGATCCAAGCCCGTCAACGTGTAAATTTCCGCCACCGAAAAACACTGTTCGGCGATGTCCATCGAATCGGATTCGTGTCGCACCGATTCGACGTCAATTCCCACTTCGCGATTCCGCGTGACGGCGATCGTCACCACATCGCCCGACCGTGACAGATTAAACAGCAACCCATCCGCTTCGGAATTAACAACAAACGGCTTTCCAAACTCTGTCTGTCCGAAGATAAATGATGACGCCGGTAGCTCAATGTAACGGCTGAGAATCGTTCTCAGAGCAGATCGAGCAGCCTTAAAACGCCGCCGCTCATCTTCAGAATTTAGTTGCTCGGCGCGCTCGTGTTCGTCGTGAGAAAGGACTTCGTCGAGCACGGGTACGCGTGTGAGATTGACTGTCCAGACGTGCACTTCCTGCTCGGAAATTGCGCAGACATCAGCAGCGTCTCCAACCTGGACGGGCGCGTTGAGCGATTGAATGAAAACATCCGCGGTCGTTAAGGTTCGCATTTTTTTCCTCTATCCAACCAATGCGAGACGCGGCCAAACGCGTCTCGAAATGTTCTCCGAAAGCAAACGCGCGCCGGTAATCAGTTCTGGCGAACAGGAACTCGGTGCGACCGAGCCCAGAAATTGCAACACGCGGAATGAGAACACTGTGCGGTCGAATTTCTCCGCATGTCTTCGCAGCGTGTACTGATCAAACCGCAGCCCTTCAAACTTCTCGATCGCTTCGGCGAGCGAAACACTGTTTGCCTGATCGAAAAAGACGCCGGTCACATCTTCCTCGACGGTTTCCACCGCGCCGCCGGCTCGATACGCGATGACGGGTCGTCCGGCGGCATTCGCTTCCAAAGGCGCCATGCCGAAATCTTCTTCCCCCGGAAACAGCAGCGCGCGACAGCGCGCGGCATAGTAATTCACGATTTTGTCGGGTTGCCGCCCGAGGAATTCAATGCGATCATCCGCGAGCTTTTCCAACCGATTGCGGTCGGGCCCATCGCCGATCACGATCAGTCGCCGGTTCATGCGCTTGCACGCTTCGATTGCAAGGTCGATGCGCTTGTAAGGCATCAAGCGCGACAAGACCAGATAGTAGTCGTCAATCTCATTCGACATGTGAAATCGATTCACATCGATTGGCGGCGGGATGACGTGGGCTTCACGTCCGTAAATCTTCTTGATGCGATCGGCGACCAAACGCGAATTTGCGATGTAGTAATTCGGCTGTTGCGAGGCGCGCAGATCCCACTTCTTCAACGGCCAAAGCATCAACGGCAGTAGCCCGCGCGAAAGTTTTCCGAACCGCTCGCGCGCTACGTAATCGTCGTATCGCCATACCCAACGCATCGGAGTGTGGCAATAGCAAACATGAATCGCATTGCGACGCCGGCGCACGCCTTTCGCATAGCCTGAGCTGCTGCTGAAGATCAGGTCATATTGCGATAGGTCAAAGCCCTCGACCGCGAACGGGTAAAGCATGAAGTAATGACGAAAGCGACGCTCGATCGCCGGCAAGTGTTGAAGCGGTGATGTGCGGATGTCAGCGAGGCGCAGTCGGTGCGGCAGGTTCTGCGGGAGTGCCACGGTGGTATACATCGGAGCTGACGGAAATGATTCGTGCATGGCCTCGGCCACGCGCTCGGCACCGCCCATTTGAACAAAGTAATCGTGTACGAGTGCTATTCTCGACAAATTGACTGACCTCAATCGGTTTCATCATAAGAAACGCTCAAAAGCGTGCAGTTTTCAATTGATCTAAGTACGCGAAGTTACAAGCAGTTTTATTTCAGCCGGCAGCTTGTTGCGATCAATCATTTGTCGATACAGAGCCTCAAATTGGTTCATTAATCGATCGGCCGAAAACCGCTGGTGGACTTCTGCCAGCGCCTTTTTTGCGAGCTGCGAGCGCAGTGTCGCGTCGCTTAAGAGTCTGCCCAAAGCAGCCACCAATTCATCGTGATCATTCGGGGGCACAAGCCAGCCGGTTTGGCGGTGCTCAACGATTTCCTGAATACCGTCCACTGCGGTTGCCAGGACGCACGTGCAACTAGCCATGGCCTCAACCACGGTAAGGCCGAAAGGTTCCGCGCGCGAATTGACGACCGACAAGTCAAAAGCCTGCAAGAGTTCGGGAACGTCGTCGCGCGCGCCAAGCAGCTGAATGCGATCTGACAACCCGAGTTCCTGTGTTTCGGAGTGAATTAGATCGCGGTATTCGCGGTCACTGTTAAATATAGGGTCGCCAATGATCAGCAGCCGAGCCTGGGAAAAATCCCCCGAGATCTCGGCGAATGCCCGAACCAATTCAAGTTGGCCTTTGCGCGGCGTTAACTGACCGACGATTGCGATTAGCAGCGCATTCGCATCAGCGCCGAGCGAGCGACGAATTGACTCACGGTGACTTCGATTCGGATCAAACTTCTGAAGCTCAATGCCATTGTGAATTGTAAAAATCGGCACGCGGCGGGTGAAGAGCGTCAGGACGCGCCCACGAAAGCGACGGGCGACTGCTTCGGAAACGGCCACGATACGGTTGCGGTTCGTCAAAGCGGCAAACAAGCGAATCCCACTGCTGAGAGGATGCCGCGGGAGCAAATCATGAACATGCCAGATGATCGGCATGCGCATTCCCGTGGTGGCTGCGCTCACGACCAGGCCCGCGCGTATGCTGTTGGCGTGCACGACGTCGGGACTTTCAGCTCTGATTGTGGCCCGGACTTCGCGCACAATTTGAATGAGTGAAATCAGATACTGGATTAATCTTTCAGGCCGCCACGTGAAGCGTGCCTTCAGTGGCTCGCTCACTAGCGTTCTCACGTTGATGTCTTCAGCCATGGCTTTGAGTGGCCCATCTGCCGGGCATACGAGCAAAGGCTGAAAGCGTTCGCGGTCAAGCCGGGTGAGAATCGTCAGCAGCACACGCTCAGCGCCGCTGACTTTGCCGGTATGGTTGTAAAAAAGAATTTTCACGTTGGCCGACTTCAAATTGCGTCTCAGATTTGAGATCTCAGACTTCAGATTTCAGATCTGGGATTTCAGATCGTGAACACTTCGCGTTCCTCCTCGCGGCGGAGCTTTAACGTCTCAGCGCTGACCCAACCCATGAACAACCACACCAGCGGTGCGATGGAATACAGCGTGAACGTCAGACCAAACACGCTGTTGACGACCGTGGCCACCATCAGGGCTAAAACAATCTGCTTCGTGATCCAATCGCCGCGGTTTCGCTCAGTGCGACGGGCAACTCGGACTGACAAAAGGGTCGAGCGAAACAATATCCAAACGAATAGCAGGATGCCTGGAATGCCACAGGTGATTCCATTCATCAGAATCGAGCTATCGACGGGCGGCAACTCGTCGGCGCCATTGTTGAAGCGCCACTCGCTGAGCGAGCCCGCGCCAATTCCCCCGCCCAGGGGGCGATAAGGAATGACTTCCGTGAGCAGAAAAGCCCAGTTCGTCATTCGTTCCTGGAAGCTCGCTTCTTCGGCAGGCTTCAGCATGCCGCGCTGCGTGTGCGACAAGACGGTCGAAACCGTCTGCGTTTCATCGTTGCTCCAAACCTCTTCCGCCTGTGGTGGCTTCACCAACATCGCGAATACGACAAACGGCAGCAGGAACATCGTCACGCGCAAAATTCCGCGCCTGATACTGACGGCCGTAAACATGAAGAGGACAATCAGCCCAAACCCCAATCCAAAAGCTGCCGCACGCTGACCGGTTAGCGCGACACAACCGATCAGTCCGAGTCCGGCAACCAGCCAACCGAGGCGCGCGGTGAGACGCTTTTGTCCCAGGGCCAGGCCGAATGCCGCGATCGCCGCAAACTGGGTGTACCGGCCCCACTCTTCTGCGCTGGAAAACGTCGCGAGCGCACGCTCAACGTGGCCCAAGGCGATCGAGGTGTAAAACTCCGTATTCCTGATCCAGTACAGCTCGAACTCCGGGTAGCCAATGACCAGTTGATAGACGCCGTACAGCGAAGTTATCAGGCCGAGAGCGACCATCAGCTTCAGCACTTTCGTGATGAAGTCGCTGGTCACAAATTGGCCGAAGTAAAACCAAACCAGGGGCGCTAACCAGAACATCGCGCCGGACAGCCCGACTAACAATCCACCCTGGAGCGGGTTGAAGATCTCCACAAAGTACAGTGCGGCGAGCGCGGAAACCCAACCGGCCATCGGCGTGGCCCGCACGATCCCGAGGCCGTGCGATTTCAACAGAGCAATAACGGCCATGATCGTGATCACCGGCGTCAGCACGTGAATCGGATCGTGAGAGCTGTACTCAATGAACAGATATTGCGCTCGCCGAAGCAGTCCCCGGAGGGGTTCAAAAAGCATCATCGCGATGAGACCGGCTTCCAGACTGACGAGCAACGGCAACGCCAATAACCAGGTCGCGCCCGCGAGCAACCACCCGCGCAGCACCTGACCGCCAAACGCCGCCGCGCTGACGGTCAGCACCGACAGCGCCTGGACCGGGATCAGCCAAAGCGGCAGGTACCGGCGCGAAACGTTCGGACGTTGAATGACGGCGCTCAAAATTTTCCTTGTGGTTCTCCGGCAGGAAATGTCACGCGCTTTCAAAAAGGAAGGCGCGCACCGATCTCCAGTTGGCAATCAGAAAGTCCTGGCGTTGAGGACGCAGGGAGGCCCAGAATTTGAGCCGGCGCTTCTTCATGAAACTTATCAGCGCCACCACAAACATTACGGTGTATCCGACAAACGAAGCTATCGCGGCGCCGGTGATGCCCAGTCGCGGAAGCAGAATCAGCAACAATACGGCCGTCACGACTGCCGCAAGAAAACGCGCCGTAGTGCTTAAGCCGGGATATCCAAAACCTCGCAAGCCGCTGATCACTACCGAACCCCAACTCCAAACCGCGGCGGCCAACAATAACCAGCGAAGCGCCGACGTTGCCGGCACGAACTCTTCACCAAACAGGAACTTCAGGGCGTATGGTGCACCCATCCACAACGGGATGAGCACGAGAGTCTGGATGTAAACCGACATGCGGAGGCTGGTCGCCCACAAGGCTTCGGCTGCTTCTTGAGTGCTCGCGGCAGCAACTTCCGGCATGAGGGCGGACGCAATTGCGCCACCGGCGAGATTCGTTACTTCGGAAAGGCGAACGGCCATTACGTACAGGCCAATCGCCACGTTTGAAGCCATCGCGCCAAGCATCAATTGATCCAAACGCAGCGTGGTAAAGTCGGCGAGGTTACCCATGTAGTCGCGCGCGCCATAGTTCATCGTGCGCTTGAAGTCCGGCCAACTTGGCTCCCAACGCGGTCGAAACTGCCGCCACACGCCAACCGACGCCACGCCCATGGCAACCGTTTGCGCGGTAATCATCGAGATCATTGCGGTCGTAACCGTGAGGTGGCCGGCAAACCAAAGCACCGCGAAACCGAATGCCTGCACGCCAAAGAAAATCGCGCGCGCAGCCCCGGCCCAACCGAAGCGGCGCGTGCCTTCCAGCATCCCGCGCATCAAATCCAGGAAGAGCGCGGCCGGAATATTGATTTGATAGATGCGCAACAGAGTCATTACCTCAGGGGTCCGCTCACCAACGAGGTATGGAATAACAAGGTCGGCGATACCGATACAGACTGTGCCGACGAGGGCGGTGTAAATAACCGCATTCGAAAACAAGGCCGAGGCGCGTTCCGGCTCTTTAGCGATCCAGTAGCGATAAGCTGTCGGCATTCCCACTGCGGCAAACATCGCGATGAATGGCGGCCACAGCACTACGATTAACAAATCGCCGCGCCCGGCAGGGCCGAGTGCTCGCGCGCCGACCAGGCTGGATACGACGCTAAAAAGAATGCTCAGAGCATCGGCAATTAAAATTAGTCGTGTGTTTTTTAAAATCACTGGATTAATTCGCTGATTCCGGAAGACCGAGATTCGAGGCAACGGGTGAAGCAAGCTGCGGTAGGCTCGCTGATTTTTCGTTACCCGATTTTCCTGCCGTCTTCTTAGTGCTCGTGAGGCTACTGCGCCGCGCAATAGCCCAGTTGCCAAACCAACGGAAGAACGCATGACTGGCCCAATCCCACTCGCCTAAGTACTCCAGGTGGGTTGCGCCGCTCCCTTTCTTAAATTGGTAGCCTCCAGGATTTTGCACGGGATCGATGCCGGCCAAGTCGTAGTAACGGACACCGGCGTTCTTACAGTGCTGAATCATTGCCCAAAACACTTTATAAGAAGCTCGAACCTTCCGGCCGTTTTCACTCGTCGCTGCAAACCAGTTGCCGGCCCGGTTTCCGATCAGGAACGAACCACTCAGGCTGATTAGTTCCCCGCGCTCATCGTCACAGCGATAAAGCACGAGTCGGTCGCGAAGATTCTCGAGCACCTGAGTGATTTCCTCGAGTGAATGTTGTTCTTCCAGTCCTTTCACCGCCTGCATGGACAGGTACACGGACTGGACTTGCTCGGCTGTGGCGTCCGGCCATTCTCTAATCGTCAGGTTCTGTTTGTCCGCACGACGAAGGTTCTGTCGCCACTTGACGTTGCATGCCGCCAGCAAACTCTCTTCGCTCATCGACAGATCCATCAACATTGAGTAGTTCGAAAACATTGGCGCCCAGGGGACGCTCCAACCTTGGGTATTAAGCTGAAGCACATCTTCGATAGCGCGCTTGCGATCACACCGAAATCGGCAATACACCAGCCTCAATCCGGTGGCTTCCTTAATTGCGGACTGAAGACGTTCATCGCAAACTGAGAGATCACCTACCGGACCGCCTTCGCTCCACAACAGGCCAACGCCAAAACGCCGTTTCATCGCTGCCTGCATCATCGCGACGACCTCGCCTGCTCCGTCGAACGCGGCAAACCGGCAAGGATGCCAACCGAGCGACCGGCGGTAATTGCCCCAGCCGAAGGCTTGATAAGGCGAGCAATCGGCGAAGCCCTCCAGCTTCGCGTCCCACCAGCGACGCGCTTCGTCGTCTGTGATCAGCTTCCAGTTGATGTGTTCACTCTTGCTCATCAGATTACGACGCGAACTCGAATTCCGGGTTGCGGACCGCGGAAGCCTGCTTCCTCAAAATCTGGCGATACAGTTCGTGGGTTTTGCTGGCGACGCTATCCCATGAGTAGTGCTCCTCGGCTCTTCGTCGACCGAGCCGCGCAAACTCTTCGCGCAAAGTCGCGTCGTTCAAGACGCGTCGGATGGCGGCTGCCAGCGCCTCAGCGTCACGTTCAGGAAATACCAAGCCCGCCGAATCGATCACTTCCGGAATCGCACCGCAGGTCGATCCAATCACCGGGACACCGGCCGCCATCGCTTCCACGATCACCCGCCCGAACTGTTCGCGAATACGCGCGGTGGTCTCAGTCGGAATCACCAACAGGTCCATTTTGTGAAAGAGCTCCGGGACCGCGTCATAACTGATGGCGCCGGTAAATTCGGCCCGATCAATTAGCTCCTTCTCCATCAATGCTTGTTCAAA
The nucleotide sequence above comes from Pyrinomonadaceae bacterium. Encoded proteins:
- a CDS encoding cellulase family glycosylhydrolase, translated to MRAAHLLLSLCLLSLSCTHRAAERCADSWQPQPPSQTFPRGFGVNIHFTDPEPGEIKMIADAGFRWVRMDFKWDLTEQVRGRYDFSPYERLTKALDEHGIRALFILDYGNPLYDNGAPPRTEAARRAFAQWAVAVAKHFSGRGIIWELYNEPNHQLFWPPKPNVNEYIALAQVVGRAWKAEVPGEMLIGPATSAIDSEFLEACFKGGLLNYWNGVSVHPYRQTNPESVADEYCVLRHTVARYRTPSTSREMPIVSGEWGYSSVWRGMNEQIQGELLARQFLTNVANGIPISIWYDWRDDGPDPREPEHHFGLVHHRHFPARTPLYDPKPAYHAARTLNTFLNGYTFEKRINVGSDSDYVLLFKSAGDYRIAAWTSSPVTHRVTLPGMTGAFMATTFTGAATREPVSSTQGVTLEISSAPIYLTARK
- a CDS encoding 4'-phosphopantetheinyl transferase superfamily protein, whose amino-acid sequence is MRTLTTADVFIQSLNAPVQVGDAADVCAISEQEVHVWTVNLTRVPVLDEVLSHDEHERAEQLNSEDERRRFKAARSALRTILSRYIELPASSFIFGQTEFGKPFVVNSEADGLLFNLSRSGDVVTIAVTRNREVGIDVESVRHESDSMDIAEQCFSVAEIYTLTGLDQDARTAAFFNCWTRKEAYTKARGEGRSVPWVQFDMSVAPGVKAAMLNNRIDKEELARWVFQDLRLPPGYTGTLVFESLRTQPRLSCFAFGW
- a CDS encoding glycosyltransferase; the protein is MSRIALVHDYFVQMGGAERVAEAMHESFPSAPMYTTVALPQNLPHRLRLADIRTSPLQHLPAIERRFRHYFMLYPFAVEGFDLSQYDLIFSSSSGYAKGVRRRRNAIHVCYCHTPMRWVWRYDDYVARERFGKLSRGLLPLMLWPLKKWDLRASQQPNYYIANSRLVADRIKKIYGREAHVIPPPIDVNRFHMSNEIDDYYLVLSRLMPYKRIDLAIEACKRMNRRLIVIGDGPDRNRLEKLADDRIEFLGRQPDKIVNYYAARCRALLFPGEEDFGMAPLEANAAGRPVIAYRAGGAVETVEEDVTGVFFDQANSVSLAEAIEKFEGLRFDQYTLRRHAEKFDRTVFSFRVLQFLGSVAPSSCSPELITGARLLSENISRRVWPRLALVG
- a CDS encoding glycosyltransferase family 4 protein, with the translated sequence MKILFYNHTGKVSGAERVLLTILTRLDRERFQPLLVCPADGPLKAMAEDINVRTLVSEPLKARFTWRPERLIQYLISLIQIVREVRATIRAESPDVVHANSIRAGLVVSAATTGMRMPIIWHVHDLLPRHPLSSGIRLFAALTNRNRIVAVSEAVARRFRGRVLTLFTRRVPIFTIHNGIELQKFDPNRSHRESIRRSLGADANALLIAIVGQLTPRKGQLELVRAFAEISGDFSQARLLIIGDPIFNSDREYRDLIHSETQELGLSDRIQLLGARDDVPELLQAFDLSVVNSRAEPFGLTVVEAMASCTCVLATAVDGIQEIVEHRQTGWLVPPNDHDELVAALGRLLSDATLRSQLAKKALAEVHQRFSADRLMNQFEALYRQMIDRNKLPAEIKLLVTSRT
- a CDS encoding oligosaccharide flippase family protein, with the protein product MILKNTRLILIADALSILFSVVSSLVGARALGPAGRGDLLIVVLWPPFIAMFAAVGMPTAYRYWIAKEPERASALFSNAVIYTALVGTVCIGIADLVIPYLVGERTPEVMTLLRIYQINIPAALFLDLMRGMLEGTRRFGWAGAARAIFFGVQAFGFAVLWFAGHLTVTTAMISMITAQTVAMGVASVGVWRQFRPRWEPSWPDFKRTMNYGARDYMGNLADFTTLRLDQLMLGAMASNVAIGLYVMAVRLSEVTNLAGGAIASALMPEVAAASTQEAAEALWATSLRMSVYIQTLVLIPLWMGAPYALKFLFGEEFVPATSALRWLLLAAAVWSWGSVVISGLRGFGYPGLSTTARFLAAVVTAVLLLILLPRLGITGAAIASFVGYTVMFVVALISFMKKRRLKFWASLRPQRQDFLIANWRSVRAFLFESA
- a CDS encoding peptidoglycan bridge formation glycyltransferase FemA/FemB family protein, translated to MSKSEHINWKLITDDEARRWWDAKLEGFADCSPYQAFGWGNYRRSLGWHPCRFAAFDGAGEVVAMMQAAMKRRFGVGLLWSEGGPVGDLSVCDERLQSAIKEATGLRLVYCRFRCDRKRAIEDVLQLNTQGWSVPWAPMFSNYSMLMDLSMSEESLLAACNVKWRQNLRRADKQNLTIREWPDATAEQVQSVYLSMQAVKGLEEQHSLEEITQVLENLRDRLVLYRCDDERGELISLSGSFLIGNRAGNWFAATSENGRKVRASYKVFWAMIQHCKNAGVRYYDLAGIDPVQNPGGYQFKKGSGATHLEYLGEWDWASHAFFRWFGNWAIARRSSLTSTKKTAGKSGNEKSASLPQLASPVASNLGLPESAN